AAGGGCAGCTGCTGGCAACTGCAGTACATCCTGACATGACCCCACGGCTTGGCCCCGACCCAGGGGGCAGCGTCTCCACGGCCCATTCCAGCCTGAAAGGGGCTGGTTAGTGCCAGCCGTGAGCGTCTGGGCCCTACCCCAGCTGGGCCTTTCCTTAGAGGTGCTTAGAGCCCAGCCAGATGTGCCAGCCCTCAACTCTCCCTGCGCAGTCAGCAGCACTGACAACCCCTAGGAGCCCTGCAAGGCCCGAAGGCCAGACCACTGCTGCAGCAACCCATAGCACTTCTAGCCAAAGAGTCACGTCAACCTCATCCATTCGCACAACAGCGCAAGCGCAGACCTGCCTGCAGTGCCACGGGTGGTCAGGAGGAAACACCTGTGATCCTGCAACACGGTGGGGAGCTGGAGCGGGCGGGGGAAACCGAGTCACAGGTGGGGAAGGGACTGGCCCAAGGCTACCTGGCTGGTCAGCACCAAAGCTGGCAAGAGACCCCCAAATTGGCTGACTCCCACTGGGCCATGGGGCTGCCTTGCGTGGGCACAGATTATGCATACACTGCCCTGTTCTGCCTGCAGCGTGCTGGTACCCCCAAGGGGATGGCCGGGGATGGTCCTCGGCCTCCCTCTGAATTTCTGACATGGGAGAATCCCCTCACTTAAAAGAAACGAAGAGGAGCCACTTCCTGGAGCTTCCCTGTGCTCAGCtccaccccagctctccccaggacAGGGTGGGTTGGGTGAGACCAGCGCTGGGTTCTGGCCGGGAGGGGCTCTCACCTTGAAGAGCTGCACCCCGATGCAGGCCAACATGAACTGCAGCAGGGTGGTGACAATCACAATGTTGCCGATGGTCTTGATGGCCACGAACACGCACTGGACTAcgtgctagagagagagagaggccaatgCAGAGATGGGCCAGGCCTGCAGCACCACGACCTGCTGTGGGTATCGGCCGTGCCCCTGTGTAGGGGAAGGGGCCATCCCAGACACAGACGGGGGACACAGCACCACACCGGTGTGCAGGGGACACGGCCGTCCCAGACACGGATGGGGGACCCAGCACCACACCAGGGGAAGCGGCCATCCCAGACACGGACGGGGGACCCGGCACCACACTGGTGTGCAGGGGAAGCGGCTGTTCCAGATGCAGCCAGGGGACCTAATACAAAACCAATGGGTTGCCTCCCAGCTGCCCACAGACACCTAACAAAACACCTGGGTAAGAGTGAAATCAGGTGGCCTGAGCCCTGGGACGTGCAGTCCTGGGATCCTGCTCAGATGGCCCATGATCTGGCAGGTCCTGGATTCCTGGGGCAGATCTGAGGGGGGCCGTGTCCACCCCCTATGGAGGGCCCTTGTCCCCGCCTTGCTCTCACCTTCAGCCCCTTCGCTCTGTTAATGGCCCGCAGCGGCCGCAGGACTCTCAGCACCTTCAGGATTTTCACCACGGAGATGGCGCTGGacctggggagggcggggggagacgGGGTGACTCAGCCAGCTTGGGGTCTGGCCAGACAAATCAGCTCCTCACATGCCATCAGGAGCCAAACCGGCCTGCAGCGATGCATCGGGGGAGAGCCAACACCTGTGCCCCTCCAACATGGGCAGGGGAGCTGTAcctgccagggacaggagggggcagaTTGGGGGGACAGGCAGGCGAGGAGGGGgcatgctggagggggcaggctgggggacaTACTTGGAGGGCAGGCCGTGGGGTgcagagcagcaggggcaggagggggcagtctgGGGGGAATGCTTGGGGGGCAGGCCGGGAGGTACAGAGCGGGAAGGGACGTGCTGGGGAGACCggctggcggtgtgctgcagggggcaggctgggggggtgcagagcgggagggggtgcgctggggggcaggctggcggtgtgctgcagggggcaggctgggggggtgcagagcgggagggggtgcgctggggggcaggctggcggtgtgctgcagggggcaggctgggggggtgcagagcgggagggggtgcgctggggggcaggctggcggtgtgctgcagggggcaggctgggggatgcggagcgggagggggcgcgctggggggcaggctggcggtgtgctgcagggggcaggctgggaggtgcGGAGCGGGAAGGGGCgtgctgggggggctggctggcggtgtgctgcagggggcaggctgggggatgcggagcgggagggggcgcgctggggggcaggctggcggtgtgctgcagggggcaggccggggggtgcGGAGCGGCAGGGGCAGGAGGACAGGCCGGGAGTATGCTCTGATGGGGCCAGGCTGTCATGTGTTCTAGGAGGGGATTGCAATCCAGTTTGACAGAGCTCCCCAAGGGCAGCACTTCCAGGCGCTTCccactgtgggggaaggggcaggcggcTGCACAGTACATCAGTAGCAGAGTTGGGCCTAGCCCCCAGGATCGCTGACATCCCTATCCTGAGCCCTAGCCCCTAGGCCACATTCCCACCCACCatgaggaacagaacccaggagtcctgaaggaacttgggggaggaggaaggcaatTCCAGATTGAAGTGAGTGCCTGCCCACAAAATCCTTGCGTATCCAATTCATGTCACAGCATCTCCTCTCCATTCTCAGGGGTTGTTTATTTCCTTACTCCCAACAGTGTGGCTGGATGACTTTGTGGCACTGAATAGTGTATGAATGCTAATGCAAGGGGAATCAACCAACTCACATGCTTCTGGGCACAGGCTGATTGTCacagggatcaggaaggaattacTCCTCACCCTCCATCTACAGCCCTGCGTCTGCCCAGGTGCATCCCTACCATCTGCAGCATCAGTTACTGGTCATTGCTGGAGGTGAGATACTAGGCTAGACAGACCAATGGCCTAACCCATCCTACGTCTCTATTGCCAACATAGATGACAGCACAGCAGATGGCCCTATCCTCTGCTGAACAGGCAGACCTGTTGCTACAACGGGTGCTTACTCAATTCCCATGGAGATGAGGGAGACAGCAACCACCAGCAGATCCAGGAGGTTGAAGTAGTTCCGGCAGAAGGACCCCTTGTGAAGGAATGCACCGTATGCGGTCATCTGAAGGGAAGCAGAGGGGAGTTAATGGGAACGGGGTAGATCACCTCTGATCCTCTCTCTTTTTAGTGACTGCTGCTCATGAAAGAAGCCAGATTGGAGCCCTGGACACTTAAGTCCTCTCTAGATCCACAGAATAGGCACAGTAAAGGAAGCTTATCATGTACCACTGAGCCAGCgagcctcagccccaccccacaggagtCTCTCCAGGGAGTTC
This Chrysemys picta bellii isolate R12L10 unplaced genomic scaffold, ASM1138683v2 scaf3256, whole genome shotgun sequence DNA region includes the following protein-coding sequences:
- the LOC135980431 gene encoding voltage-dependent L-type calcium channel subunit alpha-1D-like, whose translation is MTAYGAFLHKGSFCRNYFNLLDLLVVAVSLISMGIESSAISVVKILKVLRVLRPLRAINRAKGLKHVVQCVFVAIKTIGNIVIVTTLLQFMLACIGVQLFKVRAPPGQNPAL